The proteins below come from a single Triticum aestivum cultivar Chinese Spring chromosome 5D, IWGSC CS RefSeq v2.1, whole genome shotgun sequence genomic window:
- the LOC123122698 gene encoding uncharacterized protein, giving the protein MAKVEARVETVKSMVIVAEIEGPGYCSGFVAFTEKQYGTHIVTDDNFVKGRERSLKVFFFDNTVLRASIIHRGGGFCSLRTKFHSTCEQIQLIKGNTIPSPALLFPPSSSTTFYHLPSFVTLESAESYPLNLESTRILPTDQVPTLARMFVVDCHYTEETSDRVDRLSSAPVYTLSGSVVGIVVGRFRDSTWKKLALSAKHVSTLIDSLIAVSRNKKTRDGNGSSGNKEKRDGDGSYKDEFAGNKRSKGGDGNYKKLAGNKNSSNSSSKDKANKGAWHKSSFKGKLGGCETSCNVKTRGRRAGDKGKKSDASKW; this is encoded by the coding sequence ATGGCAAAGGTAGAGGCTCGTGTGGAGACGGTCAAATCAATGGTCATTGTTGCAGAGATTGAAGGTCCTGGATACTGCAGTGGGTTTGTCGCATTCACTGAAAAGCAATATGGTACCCATATTGTAACTGATGATAATTTTGTCAAGGGACGTGAGCGCAGCTTAAAGGTTTTCTTTTTTGACAACACTGTGCTGCGAGCATCAATTATTCACAGAGGGGGCGGTTTTTGTTCCCTGAGGACAAAGTTTCATTCCACATGTGAGCAAATTCAGTTGATCAAAGGGAATACTATCCCCTCACCTGCGCTCCTCTTCCCACCATCCTCATCAACTACTTTCTATCATCTTCCGAGTTTTGTTACTCTGGAATCTGCCGAGTCATATCCTCTCAACCTCGAATCCACTCGCATTCTTCCCACTGATCAGGTTCCTACTTTAGCACGCATGTTCGTGGTAGATTGCCACTACACTGAAGAAACCTCTGACCGTGTTGACAGGTTATCTTCTGCTCCAGTATATACCTTGAGCGGAAGCGTTGTGGGCATAGTCGTAGGACGTTTCCGTGACTCTACTTGGAAGAAGCTAGCATTGTCTGCAAAACATGTCTCGACATTGATAGATTCACTCATTGCAGTATCTAGAAACAAGAAAACAAGAGATGGAAATGGCAGTTCTGGAAACAAGGAAAAGAGAGATGGAGATGGCAGTTATAAGGATGAGTTTGCTGGTAACAAGAGAAGCAAGGGTGGAGATGGCAATTACAAGAAGTTGGCTGGAAACAAGAACAGCTCTAACAGCAGTTCCAAGGACAAGGCGAATAAGGGGGCTTGGCACAAGAGCAGTTTCAAGGGCAAGTTGGGTGGATGTGAGACCAGTTGCAATGTGAAGACAAGGGGGAGAAGAGCTGGAGACAAGGGTAAGAAGTCGGATGCTAGCAAATGGTAA